A region from the Armatimonadota bacterium genome encodes:
- a CDS encoding MFS transporter — MAEAAAAPRPRGAGFDAPALWAATGAHFLNDFYVAFLAPLLPLVVARFNLSLALAGLLATVLTTSAAMSQPFFGVIADRLRVRIFVVAGPTLTVATMGLMGLAPSYAWLIVLLLLAGTGTASFHPQGASTAGEASGRRKGAGLSLFVAAGELGYALGPLVIVIVVASWGLGATWMVAVPGVLASLLLWRLIPPHRDPPPRPAGQTLRRDLLEALRPLAVLWFIVVLRSIVISSYQTFIPLLLNARGGSIVAGGVAVFLFGGIGAIGGISGGTLSDRLGRKRMMALSLILSTPLLFAFIHARGPWAYVFLAAGGVAIYLSAAVTIVMAQELMPHRASVASSIVMGLAWGTAGLSLTAVGALGDAIGLERTLIGVLGLSGVALVAVLFLPAAPRAGSTPA; from the coding sequence GTGGCTGAGGCCGCCGCCGCACCGCGGCCGCGCGGGGCGGGATTCGACGCCCCGGCGCTGTGGGCCGCCACCGGCGCCCATTTCCTCAACGACTTCTACGTGGCGTTCCTTGCGCCACTGCTGCCGCTCGTGGTCGCCCGCTTCAACCTGTCTCTGGCGCTCGCCGGGTTGCTGGCCACCGTCCTGACGACCTCGGCGGCGATGTCCCAGCCTTTCTTCGGGGTGATCGCCGACCGGCTGCGCGTCCGGATCTTCGTCGTGGCCGGCCCCACCCTCACCGTGGCGACAATGGGCCTCATGGGCCTGGCGCCGTCCTACGCCTGGCTCATCGTGCTCCTCCTCCTCGCCGGCACGGGGACAGCCTCCTTCCACCCCCAGGGCGCGTCCACGGCGGGCGAAGCCAGCGGGCGGCGGAAGGGGGCGGGGCTGTCTCTCTTCGTCGCCGCCGGGGAGCTGGGCTATGCGCTGGGCCCGCTGGTCATCGTGATCGTCGTAGCCTCCTGGGGTCTGGGCGCGACGTGGATGGTGGCCGTTCCGGGCGTGCTGGCCTCCCTCCTCCTCTGGCGTCTGATCCCTCCGCACCGCGATCCGCCCCCGCGCCCCGCCGGGCAGACGCTGCGCCGCGACCTGCTGGAGGCCCTCCGCCCCCTGGCCGTCCTCTGGTTCATCGTCGTGCTGCGCAGCATCGTCATCTCGTCGTACCAGACCTTCATCCCCCTGCTGCTGAACGCGCGCGGAGGCTCGATCGTCGCCGGCGGAGTCGCGGTCTTCCTCTTCGGGGGCATCGGAGCCATCGGCGGCATCTCGGGCGGGACGCTCTCCGACCGCCTGGGGCGGAAGCGCATGATGGCGCTGTCGCTTATCCTGAGCACGCCGTTGCTGTTCGCCTTCATCCACGCCCGGGGCCCGTGGGCGTACGTCTTCCTGGCCGCGGGCGGGGTCGCGATCTACCTCTCGGCCGCCGTGACGATCGTGATGGCACAGGAGTTGATGCCCCACCGGGCGAGCGTGGCCAGCAGCATCGTGATGGGGCTGGCCTGGGGCACCGCCGGGCTCTCCCTGACCGCGGTGGGCGCCCTCGGAGACGCCATCGGCCTGGAGCGGACCCTGATCGGGGTTCTGGGGCTGTCCGGGGTGGCGCTGGTGGCGGTGCTGTTCCTCCCCGCGGCGCCGCGCGCCGGGTCCACGCCGGCCTGA
- a CDS encoding VOC family protein: MLDQVLQVAILASDMKKSVNFYSYILGLTVITKSDRSVEFRTDGPVLAVKPREQPGGAGTMQITFQVADVEVTFNDAKRRGARVISPPRTVDGGRMARLADPDGNIIELFEPEA; the protein is encoded by the coding sequence ATGCTGGACCAGGTGTTGCAGGTCGCCATTCTGGCCTCCGACATGAAGAAGTCGGTGAATTTCTACTCCTACATCCTCGGACTGACCGTGATCACCAAGTCCGACCGCAGCGTGGAGTTCCGCACCGACGGGCCGGTGCTGGCGGTGAAGCCGCGCGAGCAGCCCGGGGGGGCGGGCACGATGCAGATCACCTTCCAGGTGGCCGATGTGGAGGTCACCTTCAACGACGCGAAGCGCCGCGGCGCCCGCGTCATCAGTCCACCCCGCACCGTGGACGGCGGCCGGATGGCGCGGCTGGCCGATCCCGACGGCAACATCATCGAGTTGTTCGAACCGGAGGCCTGA
- a CDS encoding Lrp/AsnC ligand binding domain-containing protein, with product MSVQAYVLVRTMPGQAGEALARIQSIPGVSAAHAVTGPTDVIAFVEADNMDALGRLIISRIQQAPGVTRTTTCVVTPISR from the coding sequence ATGTCGGTACAGGCGTACGTCCTGGTGCGAACGATGCCCGGACAGGCGGGCGAAGCCCTGGCGCGCATCCAGTCCATTCCCGGGGTCAGCGCGGCCCACGCCGTCACCGGTCCCACCGACGTCATCGCCTTCGTCGAAGCGGACAACATGGACGCCCTGGGACGGCTGATCATCTCACGCATCCAGCAGGCGCCGGGCGTGACCCGCACCACCACCTGCGTGGTCACGCCGATCTCGCGGTGA
- a CDS encoding YggT family protein, translated as MSLIGLVNLLFQAFYVLLLLRVILSWVPGIDRGHPAVRFVDRATAPVLAPLRRILPPAGGLDLSPMVAILLLVLAQRIVVDLLVMTLSY; from the coding sequence GTGAGCCTCATCGGGCTGGTCAACCTGCTCTTCCAGGCCTTCTACGTCCTCCTGCTGCTCCGCGTCATCCTGAGCTGGGTGCCCGGCATCGACCGCGGTCACCCCGCCGTGCGGTTCGTGGACCGCGCCACGGCGCCGGTGCTGGCGCCGCTCCGCCGGATCCTGCCCCCGGCCGGCGGACTGGATCTCTCCCCGATGGTGGCCATCCTGCTCCTTGTGCTGGCGCAGCGCATCGTCGTGGACCTGCTCGTCATGACCCTGTCCTATTAG
- a CDS encoding cold-shock protein yields the protein MVTGTVKWFNAEKGYGFISVEGGKDVFVHYTAIQADGFRTLQEGQQVQFDIVDGKKGPQAANVVPL from the coding sequence ATGGTCACTGGGACCGTGAAGTGGTTCAACGCGGAGAAGGGCTACGGCTTCATCTCCGTGGAGGGTGGCAAGGACGTCTTCGTCCACTACACTGCCATCCAGGCCGACGGGTTCCGCACGCTGCAGGAAGGCCAGCAGGTGCAGTTCGACATCGTCGACGGCAAGAAGGGACCCCAGGCCGCGAACGTCGTCCCGCTCTAA
- the thrB gene encoding homoserine kinase — MCCFSEAINRDDEAIEHRTGGPGLRRLGDAGSAEVIVRVRVPASTANLGPAFDVLGVALTLHNEVELEPGEATTVVVRGEGEGTLPPTAANLVARAAGGVARAAGVARQFSIRCRNRIPLGRGLGSSAAAIVGGAVAANEALGRPLSTGALLELAWKMEGHPDNVAAALLGGVVLVDVSSGSVAWTRLLPRWELEFVVAVPEFSVATGAARAALPAAVPLRDAVANLARTARLVAAFATGQPELLRGAFDDTLHQPYRSALVPGMQAVIRAANEAGAYGAALSGSGPTVVALAPAGGGEAVGRAMVEAFAAAGQTAAAKVLQIDDAGATVVDRETPMRLGEGGDGGTAPAMS, encoded by the coding sequence GTGTGTTGTTTCTCGGAGGCGATCAACAGAGACGATGAGGCGATCGAGCATCGGACCGGTGGGCCGGGGCTCCGCCGGCTGGGCGACGCCGGGAGCGCGGAGGTGATCGTTCGCGTCCGCGTGCCGGCGTCCACGGCCAACCTCGGGCCGGCTTTCGATGTCCTGGGCGTGGCGCTGACGCTGCACAACGAGGTGGAGCTCGAGCCGGGAGAGGCGACGACGGTGGTCGTGCGGGGCGAGGGGGAAGGGACGCTCCCTCCCACCGCGGCCAACCTCGTGGCGCGCGCGGCCGGGGGCGTGGCCCGGGCGGCGGGTGTGGCGCGGCAGTTCTCGATCCGCTGCCGTAACCGCATCCCGCTGGGACGAGGGCTGGGGAGCAGTGCCGCGGCGATCGTCGGCGGTGCCGTCGCGGCGAACGAAGCGTTGGGCCGGCCCCTTTCCACCGGGGCGCTGCTCGAGTTGGCCTGGAAGATGGAAGGCCATCCGGACAATGTCGCGGCCGCCCTGCTGGGGGGTGTCGTGCTGGTGGACGTCTCTTCGGGGTCGGTGGCCTGGACCCGTTTGTTGCCGCGGTGGGAGCTGGAGTTCGTCGTCGCCGTGCCGGAGTTCTCCGTGGCCACCGGGGCGGCGCGGGCCGCCCTCCCGGCAGCCGTACCGCTGCGCGATGCCGTGGCCAACCTGGCCCGGACCGCCCGCCTGGTCGCGGCCTTCGCCACCGGGCAGCCGGAGCTGCTGCGCGGCGCCTTCGACGACACGCTCCACCAGCCGTACCGCAGCGCCCTGGTGCCCGGGATGCAGGCGGTGATCCGGGCGGCGAACGAGGCCGGCGCCTATGGGGCGGCGCTGTCGGGCTCGGGGCCGACGGTCGTTGCCCTGGCGCCGGCAGGCGGAGGCGAGGCCGTCGGCCGGGCCATGGTGGAGGCCTTCGCCGCGGCCGGCCAGACCGCGGCGGCGAAGGTGCTCCAGATCGATGACGCGGGGGCCACGGTCGTGGACAGAGAGACACCGATGCGCCTTGGGGAGGGCGGCGATGGCGGCACAGCGCCTGCGATGTCGTGA
- the thrC gene encoding threonine synthase, with the protein MAAQRLRCRECGATYRADPLYVCERCFGPLEVVYDYDRLAGQPLRRRFESGPPSIWRYEPLLPVDRVPEIDLQPGWSPLLHAPRLGRELGLRQLYIKNDGVNPTWSFKDRVVGVAVAAARHFGFEVVACASTGNLAHAVAAHSARAGLRACVFIPRGLERGKVVASAAYGPTIVEVDGTYDEVNRLCAEIAEEHPWAFVNVNLRPYYAEGGKTLGFEVAEQLGWRAPDHVVVPVASGSLLVKIHKGLQEFRRTGVIPAGGHTRVHGAQAAGCSPVALAFAEGRDEVRPVRPQTIARSLAIGAPADGRYVLRIARETGGRVVAVSDEEIVDAMRLLAATEGIFTETAGGVTIGVLRALAAEGVFGPDDVVVAYITGIGLKTLEAVEERLAPPIRIPPTLRDFERAVLDLVG; encoded by the coding sequence ATGGCGGCACAGCGCCTGCGATGTCGTGAGTGCGGGGCCACCTATCGGGCCGATCCGCTCTACGTCTGCGAGCGGTGCTTCGGACCGTTGGAGGTCGTCTACGACTACGACCGGCTGGCCGGGCAGCCGCTGCGGCGCCGCTTCGAGTCCGGGCCGCCGTCCATCTGGCGCTACGAGCCGCTGCTGCCCGTGGACCGCGTCCCGGAGATCGATCTCCAGCCGGGATGGTCTCCGCTCCTTCACGCGCCGCGGCTCGGACGGGAGCTGGGCCTCAGACAACTCTACATCAAGAACGACGGCGTCAACCCGACCTGGTCCTTCAAGGACCGGGTGGTCGGAGTGGCCGTGGCGGCCGCGCGTCACTTCGGCTTCGAGGTGGTGGCCTGCGCGTCCACGGGAAATCTCGCCCACGCCGTCGCCGCCCACAGCGCGCGGGCCGGTCTGCGGGCCTGTGTCTTCATCCCGCGGGGACTGGAGCGCGGCAAGGTCGTGGCCTCCGCCGCCTACGGACCGACCATTGTCGAAGTGGACGGGACCTACGACGAGGTGAACCGTCTTTGCGCGGAGATCGCCGAAGAGCATCCCTGGGCTTTCGTCAACGTCAACCTCCGGCCCTACTACGCCGAGGGCGGGAAGACGCTCGGGTTCGAAGTCGCGGAGCAGCTGGGCTGGCGGGCTCCCGATCACGTCGTCGTGCCGGTCGCCTCCGGGAGTCTCCTGGTGAAGATCCACAAAGGGCTGCAGGAGTTCCGGCGGACCGGTGTGATCCCCGCCGGGGGCCACACGCGGGTGCACGGCGCGCAGGCGGCCGGCTGCAGTCCTGTGGCCCTGGCCTTCGCCGAGGGGCGTGACGAGGTCCGCCCGGTCCGGCCCCAGACCATCGCCCGGTCCCTGGCCATCGGTGCCCCGGCCGACGGGCGATATGTCCTGCGCATCGCGCGGGAGACCGGCGGGCGCGTCGTCGCCGTATCCGACGAGGAGATCGTGGACGCCATGCGCCTGCTGGCCGCCACTGAGGGCATCTTCACCGAAACCGCGGGCGGCGTGACGATCGGCGTCCTGCGGGCGCTGGCCGCCGAAGGCGTCTTCGGCCCGGACGATGTCGTCGTGGCCTACATCACCGGCATCGGCCTGAAGACGCTGGAGGCGGTCGAAGAGCGCCTGGCGCCGCCGATCCGCATCCCCCCGACGCTGCGCGACTTCGAGCGCGCCGTCCTGGACCTCGTGGGATAG
- a CDS encoding MoaD/ThiS family protein, whose protein sequence is MATVRIPAPLRKLTGDRRTVQAAGNTLSELVEDLDRQFPGMKARLVDGEGQVLAFVNIFVNDQDIRFLQGLQTPVAPDAEVAIIPAMAGG, encoded by the coding sequence ATGGCCACCGTCCGGATCCCCGCTCCGCTGCGGAAACTGACCGGCGACCGGCGCACCGTCCAGGCCGCCGGGAACACCCTGAGCGAGCTCGTGGAGGACCTGGATCGCCAGTTTCCCGGCATGAAGGCCCGGCTGGTAGACGGCGAGGGCCAGGTGCTTGCTTTCGTCAACATCTTCGTCAACGATCAGGACATCCGGTTCCTGCAGGGACTGCAGACGCCCGTCGCCCCGGACGCGGAGGTGGCCATCATCCCCGCCATGGCCGGAGGTTAG
- a CDS encoding GerMN domain-containing protein — MTSRSAGILLLALLAASGCRPSAPAEVSVFFTRAEGNAFVVAEVRRAVPRGSPETLLRAAFEELLRGPTAEEQRDGLISAIPPGTTLRRLRIVDGVAEVDFSREFEAGGGSASMLGRFWQVVYTGTQFPQARRVQILIDGERREAMGGEGVVIEEPVGRPPTPPRF; from the coding sequence GTGACCTCTCGATCCGCAGGGATCCTGCTCCTGGCCCTTCTGGCCGCGTCCGGCTGCCGGCCGTCCGCGCCCGCCGAGGTCTCCGTCTTCTTTACCCGCGCCGAGGGGAATGCGTTCGTGGTGGCGGAAGTCCGGCGGGCGGTCCCCCGGGGGAGTCCCGAGACCCTGCTGCGGGCCGCCTTCGAGGAGCTCCTGCGGGGACCGACGGCGGAGGAGCAACGGGACGGCCTGATCAGCGCCATTCCTCCGGGGACCACCCTGCGCCGCCTCCGGATCGTGGACGGAGTGGCCGAGGTGGACTTCTCCCGGGAATTTGAAGCCGGAGGCGGCAGCGCCAGCATGCTGGGGCGATTCTGGCAGGTGGTCTACACCGGAACCCAGTTTCCCCAGGCCCGGCGCGTGCAGATTTTGATCGACGGCGAGCGACGGGAGGCCATGGGCGGAGAGGGCGTGGTCATCGAGGAGCCGGTCGGCCGCCCACCGACGCCGCCCCGGTTCTAG
- a CDS encoding RNA chaperone Hfq, with translation MPSEVFAEDLERLLEQLEGVAAARIVATDAGEIDRIYVTASGESDEAKVRQMVAAALMSRYSLAVDAWRIRVARLREARPASPRWSLHRVEEVLTATQTRVTVELRSEDSGRAPRIGTARGPTDAAGRLRTAAQAVLDALKPSFEEDERRALVEAILPVTLATGRAVLVAVSVTGASTAERYVGAALVEGSEAEAVIAATLDAVGKRGAPHRGRGWMMRDRREELESMEAHYRRLREPQRLMPRPARAPHERGPDDLGAEPPTGGPEPPDRPEAPSVEGFVSETFTAEERPAGRPSLPPAPDTGRGEEGVTTLEQIRPERQGGVEVAQPMNRVTPSPRSSMEDDFLRHLVATATPVHIRCRDGYEILGGVVREFGTYSLQVETDAGRELVFKHGIISIRPMSARSVG, from the coding sequence ATGCCGAGCGAAGTCTTCGCCGAAGATCTCGAGAGGCTGCTGGAGCAGCTGGAAGGGGTGGCTGCGGCACGCATCGTCGCCACCGACGCAGGCGAGATCGACCGCATCTACGTGACTGCGTCGGGCGAGAGCGACGAGGCGAAGGTGCGCCAGATGGTGGCCGCCGCCCTCATGTCCCGGTACTCTCTGGCCGTCGATGCCTGGCGGATCCGCGTCGCCCGGCTGCGCGAGGCGCGCCCGGCGTCTCCCCGCTGGTCCCTGCACAGGGTGGAAGAGGTTCTCACGGCCACACAGACGCGCGTCACCGTGGAGTTGCGATCCGAGGACTCGGGCCGGGCGCCGCGGATCGGCACGGCGCGGGGGCCCACCGATGCGGCCGGCCGGCTGCGCACGGCGGCCCAGGCGGTCCTCGATGCTTTGAAGCCGTCTTTCGAAGAGGACGAGCGTCGGGCCCTGGTCGAGGCGATCCTGCCCGTGACCCTTGCTACGGGGAGGGCCGTGCTCGTGGCCGTTTCGGTCACCGGCGCCTCCACCGCCGAGCGCTACGTCGGTGCGGCGCTGGTAGAAGGCAGTGAGGCTGAGGCCGTGATCGCGGCCACCCTCGATGCCGTCGGCAAGCGGGGAGCGCCCCATCGGGGGCGGGGGTGGATGATGCGGGACCGTCGTGAAGAACTGGAGTCGATGGAGGCGCACTACCGCCGCCTGCGGGAGCCGCAGCGGCTGATGCCCCGGCCGGCCCGTGCTCCCCACGAGAGGGGTCCGGACGATCTGGGGGCGGAGCCCCCGACGGGCGGACCGGAGCCGCCGGACCGCCCCGAGGCCCCCTCCGTCGAAGGGTTCGTCTCCGAGACGTTTACAGCCGAGGAACGACCCGCCGGCCGCCCGTCCCTTCCGCCCGCGCCCGACACCGGCCGGGGGGAGGAGGGCGTCACCACGCTGGAGCAGATCAGACCCGAGCGTCAGGGAGGTGTCGAGGTGGCCCAGCCGATGAACCGTGTGACCCCTTCGCCCAGGAGTTCGATGGAGGACGATTTCCTCCGCCACCTGGTGGCCACGGCGACGCCGGTGCACATCCGATGCCGCGACGGATACGAAATTCTCGGCGGCGTCGTCCGGGAGTTCGGGACCTACAGCCTGCAGGTGGAGACCGATGCCGGCCGGGAGCTGGTCTTCAAGCACGGGATCATCTCCATCCGGCCGATGAGCGCGAGGTCCGTTGGCTGA
- a CDS encoding carboxyl transferase domain-containing protein, which translates to MADDRIADLRARKARIRGLGGPERIERQHAAGKLTARERIDLLLDPGSFVELDIFVTHQARHFGMEKTEAPADGVVTGYGTIDGRPVYLFSQDFTVLGGSLGEAHAAKICKVMDLALRTGAPVIGLNDSGGARIQEGVASLGGYAEIFYRNTLASGVIPQISAIMGPCAGGAVYSPAITDFTIMVRGTSYMFVTGPQVVRAVTREDVGFEELGGAEVHARRSGVAHFVAEDDAECLQLIRRLLGYLPSNNLDDPPRGPSTDDPQRMDEALNTLVPEDPARPYDMLEVIRRIVDHDSFLEVQPHYAQNLITGFARLDGRPVGIVAQQPAVLAGVLDIASSTKGARFVRFCDAFNIPLVTFVDVPGFLPGVEQEHGGIIRHGAKLLFAYCEATVPKLTVITRKAYGGAYDVMSSKHVRGDLNLAWPTAEVAVMGPEGAIEIIFRKELSEAEDPAALRARLVADYRAQFANPYVAAARGYLDDVIEPRETRPRLISALAVLAAKRQSLPRKKHGNIPL; encoded by the coding sequence TTGGCTGACGACCGCATTGCCGACCTCCGGGCGCGCAAGGCGCGCATTCGCGGACTCGGCGGTCCCGAGCGGATCGAGCGGCAGCACGCGGCGGGGAAGCTGACCGCCCGCGAGCGCATCGATCTCCTCCTCGATCCCGGATCCTTCGTCGAGCTGGACATCTTCGTCACCCATCAGGCCCGCCACTTCGGCATGGAGAAGACGGAGGCCCCGGCCGACGGCGTGGTCACCGGCTACGGGACCATCGACGGCCGGCCGGTCTACCTCTTCTCCCAGGACTTTACCGTGCTGGGCGGATCCCTGGGCGAGGCGCATGCGGCGAAGATCTGCAAGGTGATGGACCTGGCCCTGCGCACCGGCGCCCCGGTGATCGGCCTCAACGACTCGGGGGGAGCGCGCATCCAGGAAGGCGTGGCCAGCCTGGGCGGCTACGCGGAGATCTTCTATCGGAACACGCTGGCCAGCGGGGTCATCCCGCAGATCTCGGCCATCATGGGACCCTGCGCCGGCGGGGCGGTGTACTCTCCGGCGATCACCGACTTTACCATCATGGTCCGGGGCACCAGCTACATGTTCGTCACCGGCCCCCAGGTGGTGCGCGCCGTCACCCGCGAGGATGTCGGCTTCGAGGAACTGGGCGGGGCCGAGGTCCACGCCCGGCGCAGCGGCGTGGCGCACTTCGTCGCCGAGGACGACGCGGAATGCCTGCAGCTCATCCGCCGGCTGCTCGGCTACCTCCCGTCCAACAACCTCGACGATCCGCCCCGCGGGCCCTCCACGGACGACCCGCAGCGCATGGACGAGGCCTTGAACACCCTGGTCCCCGAAGACCCCGCCCGGCCCTACGACATGCTGGAGGTGATCCGCCGCATCGTGGACCACGACTCCTTCCTCGAAGTGCAGCCCCACTACGCGCAGAATCTGATTACCGGTTTCGCCCGGCTGGACGGGAGGCCGGTCGGGATCGTCGCCCAGCAACCCGCGGTGCTGGCCGGCGTGCTGGACATCGCCTCCTCCACGAAGGGGGCGCGCTTTGTCCGGTTCTGCGACGCCTTCAACATTCCGCTGGTGACCTTCGTGGACGTGCCGGGCTTCCTGCCCGGCGTGGAGCAGGAACACGGCGGGATCATCCGTCACGGCGCCAAACTGCTCTTCGCCTACTGCGAGGCCACCGTGCCCAAGCTGACGGTGATCACCCGCAAGGCCTACGGCGGCGCCTACGACGTTATGTCCAGCAAGCACGTCCGGGGCGATCTCAATCTGGCCTGGCCCACCGCCGAGGTCGCGGTGATGGGCCCGGAGGGCGCCATCGAGATCATCTTCCGCAAGGAGCTCAGCGAGGCCGAGGACCCCGCCGCGCTGCGCGCCCGTCTGGTGGCCGACTACCGCGCTCAGTTCGCCAACCCCTACGTGGCCGCCGCGCGGGGATACCTGGACGACGTCATCGAGCCCCGGGAGACCCGGCCGCGCCTGATTTCCGCGCTGGCCGTGCTCGCCGCCAAGCGTCAGTCGCTTCCGCGCAAGAAGCACGGGAATATCCCCCTGTAG
- a CDS encoding GNAT family N-acetyltransferase, giving the protein MPESTTTLRLEYVSAGDGKFRDWLRRYREEITGEPPPEEWLDAYIRHIFSEQGKSRHIWWALDHARPVGFAVAIISPPVAGNPRPQGTIAEFFIYPEYRREGYGRRMAEAVIEFLRSRGVQDIHASVTRNNVRGLRFWESCSFEISRYVLVHRPGLRREEEEDEDEL; this is encoded by the coding sequence ATGCCGGAAAGCACGACAACCCTGCGTCTCGAGTACGTGTCCGCCGGCGACGGGAAGTTCCGCGACTGGCTGCGGCGGTACCGGGAGGAAATTACCGGCGAACCCCCGCCGGAGGAGTGGCTGGACGCCTACATCCGGCACATCTTCAGCGAGCAGGGCAAGAGCCGCCACATCTGGTGGGCCCTGGACCACGCGCGTCCGGTGGGCTTCGCCGTGGCCATCATCTCCCCTCCGGTCGCGGGGAATCCGCGCCCCCAGGGCACGATCGCCGAATTCTTCATCTATCCCGAGTACCGGCGCGAGGGCTACGGCCGGCGGATGGCCGAGGCGGTGATCGAGTTTCTCCGGAGCCGGGGAGTGCAGGATATCCACGCCTCCGTGACCCGCAACAACGTCCGCGGGCTGCGCTTCTGGGAATCCTGCAGTTTCGAGATCTCGCGGTACGTCCTCGTGCACCGCCCCGGGCTGCGGCGCGAGGAGGAAGAGGACGAGGACGAGCTCTAG
- a CDS encoding biotin carboxylase N-terminal domain-containing protein — protein sequence MLIANRGEIALRVIRACRELGYRAVAVYSPVDRTAPHAVFADEAHPLPGDSPADSYLNIGTLIEIARAARVDAVHPGYGFLAENPAFARACEQAGLAFVGPPSDVLAICGDKARTRAQVAAAGVPVLPGTAPLDDEEVSGAALRIGFPLLVKAAGGGGGKGIHLVRSADELGNVVRLARGEAQAAFGDSRIYLERWLPGARHIEVQVLADGTGRVLALGERDCSVQRRHQKLIEESPAPSLDPPMRQRLLRFGVTAAEAIGYRGAGTVEFLVGGEECYFLEINARLQVEHPVTEVVTGIDLVAEQLHIARHGAMSVREAPAPRGHALECRISAEDPHQGFLPSLGRITAVREPGGPGVRVDSGLAPGLEVTRHYDPLLAKVITWGPSRRTAMARMRRALEEMVVDGVATTIPFHLWALADPEFVAARHTTAFVSRWEAHRPGRHERTAIIAAAAAAFLREQEPRLPAAVPPGGWLRAAREEGLRGG from the coding sequence GTGCTCATCGCCAACCGGGGAGAGATCGCCCTGCGGGTCATCCGGGCCTGCCGCGAGCTCGGGTATCGCGCCGTCGCCGTCTATTCTCCGGTGGACCGGACCGCTCCCCACGCCGTCTTCGCCGATGAGGCCCACCCGCTGCCCGGCGACTCCCCCGCCGACAGCTACCTGAACATCGGGACGCTGATCGAGATTGCCCGTGCCGCCCGGGTGGACGCCGTCCACCCGGGCTACGGATTCCTGGCCGAGAACCCCGCCTTTGCCCGGGCCTGCGAGCAGGCCGGATTGGCCTTTGTCGGGCCGCCGTCCGATGTCCTGGCGATCTGCGGTGACAAGGCGCGGACGCGGGCCCAGGTCGCCGCCGCGGGCGTGCCCGTGCTGCCCGGCACCGCTCCCCTGGACGACGAGGAGGTGTCCGGGGCGGCCCTCCGGATCGGCTTTCCGCTGCTGGTCAAGGCCGCCGGCGGCGGCGGCGGCAAGGGCATTCACCTCGTCCGGTCGGCCGACGAGTTGGGGAATGTGGTGCGCCTGGCCCGCGGCGAGGCGCAGGCCGCCTTTGGCGACAGCCGGATCTATCTCGAACGCTGGCTGCCGGGGGCGCGACACATCGAGGTCCAGGTGCTCGCCGACGGGACCGGCCGCGTGCTGGCGCTGGGGGAGCGGGACTGTTCGGTGCAGCGCCGTCACCAGAAGCTCATCGAGGAGTCGCCGGCCCCCTCCCTCGACCCCCCGATGCGCCAGCGGCTCCTGCGCTTTGGGGTGACCGCCGCCGAAGCGATCGGCTACCGCGGGGCCGGCACCGTGGAGTTCCTGGTGGGCGGGGAGGAGTGCTATTTCCTCGAGATCAACGCGCGCCTGCAGGTGGAACATCCCGTGACCGAGGTCGTCACCGGGATCGATCTCGTGGCCGAGCAACTCCACATCGCGCGCCACGGCGCGATGAGCGTCCGGGAGGCCCCCGCCCCGCGCGGCCATGCCCTGGAGTGCCGCATCAGCGCCGAGGATCCCCACCAGGGCTTTCTGCCCTCCCTGGGGCGGATTACGGCCGTGCGGGAACCCGGCGGTCCCGGAGTTCGGGTGGACAGCGGTCTGGCCCCGGGCCTCGAGGTGACGCGCCACTACGATCCGCTGCTCGCCAAGGTCATCACCTGGGGGCCGTCGCGCAGGACGGCGATGGCGCGGATGCGGCGCGCCCTGGAGGAGATGGTCGTGGACGGCGTGGCCACCACGATCCCCTTCCACCTCTGGGCGCTGGCCGATCCGGAGTTCGTCGCGGCCCGCCACACCACGGCCTTCGTCTCGCGGTGGGAGGCGCACAGGCCGGGCCGCCACGAGCGCACGGCGATCATCGCCGCCGCCGCGGCGGCCTTCCTCCGGGAGCAGGAACCCCGACTCCCCGCCGCCGTTCCCCCCGGGGGCTGGCTTCGGGCCGCCCGCGAAGAGGGGTTGCGGGGTGGCTGA